Below is a window of Thermodesulfomicrobium sp. WS DNA.
CCAAGCTGGCGTCGAAGACGATGAGGGCCGTGGACGCCGCATGGAGCCGGGACCAATTGTGCAGGCGGATCAGACCGAAGAGCACGCTGATATTGGGAAAAAACCACAGCGCTTGCTGGGGCTCCTCCACCAGTGACCAGCCGCCGGCCTCGGAAAGGGACTGAAAAAACGTCGAGGCGAGCTCCTGACCGTGCACCACCCAACAGGCAAAACCATTGCACACCAAGCGGGCCCGGCCAGGCTGGGGAATCTTCTCGAGCAAGGCTGCAAGACGAGGCATGTCTCCTCCGGGGGCATTGACGCAATGCGCGCCTGCTCAAGGCTCATGACACGGGACCTATGGCCTGGGCAAGAGCACCTTGACGGCTTGCCCCATCCCGCCTACCCGCCCTCCATGACCACCATTGAGGTATGCTGATGTTCCCGACATTTCCAGATGTTGCCCAAAAACACCTGCACCAGCTCATTGCCATCGCCCTCGAAGAAGACGGCCCGGATGCCACAAGCCAGGCGGTGTTCCACCCTGAAGACACCCTCACCGCCAGCCTGGTGGCCAAGGCGGACGCGGTGATCGCGGGACTGCCTCTCGTGGATCTGGTGTTGGGCGCCACCGGCGCTCCCTACCACCTGACGCTTTTTGCCCGCGACGGCGAGCGCGTCGCTTCCGGCACCGAACTTGCCCGCATCCACGGGCAAGCGCAGGGCATCCTCAAGGCGGAGCGTGTCCTGCTCAACTTCCTGTGCCACCTCTGTGGAGTCGCCACGCTCACCCGCGCCTTTGTGGATGCCGTGGCCGGCACCGGCGTGCGCATCCTCGACACCCGCAAGACCACGCCGGGCATGCGCTTCCTCGAGAAGTACGCCGTGCGCATGGGCGGCGGCACCAATCACCGCATGGGCCTTGGCGACATGCTCATGCTCAAGGATAACCACATCGACCGCGCCGGCTCCATGACCGCAGCGGCCAAGGCGCTCCGCGCCGTCTACGGCCACAGCCTGCCCTTGGAAATCGAATGCCGCACCCTGGCCCATGTGGAAGAGGCCCTCGCCATCGGCCCGGAGCGCATCATGCTCGACAACATGGACCGAGCCACGCTGAAGCAAGCCATCGCTCGTATCGCCGGCCAGGTGGAGACAGAAGTGAGCGGAAACGTCACCCTGGCTACGGTACGCGCCATCGCCGAACTGGGCCCCACCTACATTTCCGTGGGCGCCCTCACCCATTCCGCGCCGGCCGCAGACCTGTCGCTGCGCATCACGTTTCCCAAGGAGACCACATGACGAGCCTTGCCCAACAGATCGCCCGCCACCAGCACCGGCTGGCCATCCTCGCCCACCACTACCAGGCGGACGCCATCGTCGAGCACGCCCATTTTGTGGGCGATTCCCTGGAACTCGCCCGCCAGGTCACGGAACTCGCCGCCGAGCACATCGTGTTCTGCGGGGTGCACTTCATGGCGGAAAGTGCGGCCATCCTCGCCCGGCCGGAGCAAAAAGTCCACGCCCCGGTGCTTCAAGCGGGCTGCGTCATGGCCAACATGGCGCCGGCCCCGCTCGTGGAGGCCGTGCTTGCCCGCCTTACTCGCAGCGGCGCGCGCGTCATTCCGCTGACCTACGTCAACTCCTCGGCAGCCATCAAAGCCGTGGTGGGGCGCGCCGGCGGGGCAGTATGCACCTCGGCCAACGCCCAACGCATGCTCCAATGGGCCTTGGAGCAGGGCGACTGCGTGCTCTTTCTCCCGGACGCCAACCTGGGCGCCAACACCGCCCGGGCCATAGGTCTGCCGCAGACCAGCATAGAACGGCTCGACATCTGCGCAGGCGGACTCCACGTGCCCGCAGCCCAAGCGGACGTGCGCGTGTACCTGTGGCCCGGATGCTGCGCCGTGCACCACAAGATCCGCCTGGAGGACATCCAGGCGGTGCGCGCGAAGTTTCCCCAGGCGCGCATCCTCGTGCACCCCGAGTGCCGACCCGAGGTGGTGGCCGCCGCCGACGGCGCCGGTTCCACCTCGTACCTCATCCGCGAAGCCGCACAAACCCCGGCAGGCAGCACCCTTGCCATCGGCACCGAAGACAACCTCGTCGCACGCCTTGCCCGCCGCCACCCCGAGGTGCGCATCCTGCCCGTGCGCCGGGTACTGTGCTCCAACATGGCCAAAACCGATGTCCACGCCCTCACCGCCAAACTCCAAGAGCTCGACACCGCCCAGCCGGTCCGCGTGGACGCGGCGACTGCGGCCGCAGCTCGCCTCGCCTTGGAGCGCATGCTCACGGCGTGCGCCCCACCGAATCGGTGAGATTGAGGCGGCAATTTTTTGCCGCCCTACGACAACCGCAACCCATAGTGGGCGAGCTTGTACCGCAGCGTGCGGGGGCTTACGTCCAAAATTTCCGCCAATCGGGCCTTACTCCCCCCCGCTGCTTCCCAAGCTCGCAAAATGGCAGCGATCTCGGCTTCGCGCACCGCAGTCTCCAGGCGTAAATCCCCTGCAGGCACGGCGGACACCATAGGGCGCACGCTTCCCAACCGCAGTTCCAAGGGCAGGTGGGAGACGTCGATACGGGCTTCACGACTCAAAAGGACAAGCCGTTCCATGAGGTTGCGCAGCTCGCGCACATTGCCTGGCCAGGAATAGCGCATGAGGGCGTCCATGGCAGCGTCGCTCATCTTCACCGACGGCTTGTGGTAGCGACGGCGGTAAATTTCCAAAAAATACTCCACCAGCGGTGGAATATCTTCGACACGGTCACGAAGGGGCGGCAGGGTCACCGCCACCACATGCAGCCGGTAGTAGAGGTCCGCCCGGAATTCGCCGGTGCGGATCATGGTTTGCAGGCAGCGATTGGTGGCCGCCACGATACGGGCATGGAAACCGATGGTTTTTTCTCCGCCGAGCCGCCGAAAACTTCGCTCTTCCAGCACCCGCAAAAAATCCACCTGGTTCGGCACCGGGATGTCGCCCACCTCGTCCAAAAAAAGCGTCCCGTGCCCAACGATCTCAAAAAGGCCTTTGCGCTGCCGGGAAGCACCGGTGAAGGCCCCGGGCTCATGGCCGAAAAATTTGTCGGCAAAAAGCTCGCCCTTCACCACGCCGCAATTGACCGGCACAAAGGGCTGGGAACGACGGCCGGACAGCTGATGCACCAGACGGGCGAACAACTCTTTGCCCGTGCCGGACTCCCCAGAAATCATCACCGTGGCGTCCGATCCCGCCACTTGCGTCGCCAGCTCGTACAGGTCTCGCATGGCTTTGGACTGAAAGACAAATTGTCCTAATTCATCCGCAAAGCCGACATCGAAGATCTCGATGGCCGAGGCCTCTTCCGAAGGCCGCCGCTGCCCATTCCCGGAGACTGCCGTCTGCTTTTTCCGCCCCATGCATGACCTCGCCGCGATGCGTGCACCGCAGTGGCTCTACGCCATTCCCAACGCTTGTTCTTCCGGGCACATTGGCGGCCCGCCACCGAGGACCCCTCGCGCCCTGCCGGCAACATACTGCCAAAAACGGCAATATTTTGCCAGATATTCGACCACGCTCGATATGTCAATAATTTGAATTTATTATATTTTTTATTTGGCACTCATCTTGTTATTTCTTTCACAGAACTGCCGCGCGGGGGATCCGCGCCTGGTACGATCCATCATCAACCGAAGAGGAGAGAAACAGGAATGAAACCCAACACCTGGAAAATGGCCTGCGGCTGTGCCCTGGCCCTTGTGGCCATGGCCGCTTTGGCATGGGCCGCCAACGACACCGGCGTTGGCGCGGAAATGACCCAACAATTGGCCACAGCCGGGGCCAAGACACCCCTGCCCTGGTGGGCGTGGCCCCTCATCTTGGCGATCTTCTGTTTTGTACTGGGCGTCATTGCCGTGCTCGCGGGCGTGGGCGGCGGCGTGCTCTTCGTGCCTTTGGTCAGCGGCTTTTTCCCCTTTCATCTGGACTTCGTGCGCGGGGCCGGTCTTCTGGTGGCCCTAGCCGGCGCCCTTGCCGCTGGGCCAGGACTTCTCAAGCGCAACCTGGCTAGCCTTCGTCTGGCCCTACCAGTGGCCCTCATCGCCTCCAGCTGTGCTATCGTCGGCGCCTTCTTGGGCCTCGCGCTGCCCACCAATGTGGTACAGATCTGTCTTGGCAGTACCATTATCTTCATCGCCGCCTTGCTTTTCTTCTCCAAGAACACCGCCCGCCCCGTGGTCACCAAGCAAGACGCCATCGGCCTTGCCTTGGGCATCCATGGGGCCTACCTCGACGCGTCCACCGGAGAAGTGGTGGAGTGGAAGACCCACCGCACCCTTTGGGGCCTGCTGCTCTTCATCGTCATCGGGATCATGGCCGGCATGTTCGGCTTGGGTGCCGGTTGGGCCAATGTGCCGGTGCTCAACCTCATGATGGGTGTCCCCCTGAAGGTGGCTGTGGGGACCAGTAAGTTTCTCCTGTCCATCACCGACACCTCGGCCGCGTGGGTGTACCTCAACAAAGGCTGCGTCATCCCGCTCATGGCCATTCCCTCCATCGTGGGACTCATGGCCGGGTCTTTTGTGGGTGTCCGCCTCTTGGCGATCGCCAAGCCCGCGTTCATCCGGTATATGGTCATCGGCGTGTTACTCTTTTCCGGCGTGAAGGCCCTGCTCAAAGGCCTGGGCATCTAAACCACAACCTCTGTGGAGGAGAACCGTATGCATACCAACACCAACGCTCCCAAAGAACAGCTCGTATATGCCGACATCCTCTTTTATGGATGCTGGACCGGGCTCGCCCTCATGGCCATCACCTACCTGCTCTATGTCTCTGGAATCATGGAGCCCTACGTCTCCATGCAACTCATCACCCAGTATTGGTCCATGCCCGTCCACGAGTATCTTACCGCCAACAATGTGCCGACGGGTTGGGGATGGGTCTCTTTGCTCGGCAAAGGCGACTTCCTCAATTTCCTAGGCATTGCCCTGCTCTCTGGCCTTACCATCGCCGGATTTGCGTACCTCACCGTGGCCTACTTCAAGCAAAAGGACTTCAAGTTCGCCATCATCTCTTTGCTGGAAGTCCTCACTCTCTGCCTGGCCGCGTCGGGTATCATCGGCGGCGGAGCCCACTAACCCATGAACATCTCCCTGCTGGACATCCTGGACGCCCTGCCTGTGGGCTGCATCGTTCTGGATCCCCACCGTCGGGTGCGCACGCTCAATGCCGCCATGGAGTCCCTCCTCGGCTACGCACGAGACGAAGTCGCCGGACTCCCCTGTCGGCACGTGTTGCGCAGCCGCCGGTGTATCCAGAATTGCCCGCACGCCTCAGACGGGGCGCCAAGCCCAGGGGGACGCACCGACTGCCTCTCGCGCCACCGGCGCATCATCCCCATCAACCTCACCCCGGTGCGCCTGACGACGGACCAGGGCGCGGTATATCTCGACATCGTGGAAGATCTCTCGCCGATCCACAGCCTGGAAGCCCGGCTCAACCAGACCGCCACCGAAGACTCCTTGGTGGGTCGCTCCCCGGCCATGGAGCGCATCCTGCGCTTGGTGCCCATGGTGGCCGGCCACAGTGCCCCCATCCTCATCACCGGCGAAACCGGGACGGGCAAAGGCCGCCTGGCCCATGCCATCCACAAGGCTTCCCCACGGGCGCGCCAGCCTTTTATCCGCTTCAGCTGCGGCCCCATGGCCGAAGAAATCCTGGAAGCCGAGCTCTTCGGCAAAACCGCCCCTGCCCCCCAACCTGGCCGCTTCCAGCAGGCCCAAGGGGGGACCCTGTATCTGGCCGAGATCGAATCGCTGCCGCCCTCCATCCAGACGCGCCTTCTTCGCTTTCTCGACGAAGGCACGATTCAGCCGCAGGGGGGGCATCCCATGCGGGTTGATGTCCGGCTCATGGCCTCTACCATGACCGACCCTGCCACGCTCGCGGCCGCAGGCAGGCTCTGCGAAAATCTCTTCCACCGTTTGGCGGCGGTGCGTCTGGATCTGCCCCCCCTGCGCGAGCGTCCAGAAGACGTAGCCTTTCTCCTGCACTATTTTCGCGAACATTTCGCCCAGCGCTTGAAAAAGAACATCTCCGGCTTCACCCCCAAGGCCTTGAGCATGCTCCATGCCCATCCCTTTCCCGGAAACGTACGGGAACTCAAAAACATCATGGAATTTGCCGTCCTCGTATGTCCTGAAGGAGATGTCCGGCCACAACACCTCCCGGGGTATCTGCTCCGCCAACCGCAGCGCCGCGGCCGTAAGGAGTGAGCCATGGAGCGCCGCATCCTCATCACCACCGACCGCGACGAAATCGCCCCCCGTTTCGATCTCGCCATGGAGGTCCTCATCCTGCGCCTGGCTGAGGGCGGGGAGATCGTGGCCCGCAAATCGCTCCTCCTTGCCCACCCTTCCGCGGACGAGCTCTGTAACCTCATCCTTGAACGGGACATGGATGCCGTGGTATGCGGGGGCATCGAAGAAGAATACTCCCACTACCTGCGCTGGAAACGGGTCGAAGTCTTTGATGGCGTCATTGGCTCCGTGGCTGCGGTCATTGACCGCCTGCGCACAGGCACCCTCAACCCAGGAGACATCGTGGGATTTTCTGGAGCTCCAGCATGAAAGAAGAAGCCCCCAGTTCTTGGGCAGAGGCCGCCACCGCGCCTTCCCGCTACCGCACGTTGCAACGCAAAATCGTGGCACTCATCGCCGTGGCGGCCTTGCTTCCACTCTTCTCGCTTGCCTTCATCAATTATTATGAGCACCAGCATGCCCTGACCGCCCAAGTGCAAGAGCCGCTGCGTGCCTTGGTAGGAAAGACCAAGCACTCATTTGAACTGTATCTCACAGAACGCATCTCTGCAATCAATTTCATCGCATCGGCGTATTCTTTCGAACAGCTTGCCGACAAAACAGCACTCAACCGAATATTCCAAATCATGTCGCAAGCATTTACTGGATTCGTCGACATATCCCTCATCGATGAGTCCGGAAAACTCATTTCCTATGTAGGACCATACAACCTCAAAGATATCAACTATACAGAACAGAAATGGTTTCAACAGGTACTTCTGCGTGGTTCCTACATTAGCGATGTCTTTCTCGGTTTTCGGCAATTTCCCCACGTCGTCGTTGCGGTGCGCCACAATAACCCTGATGGCCGCAGCTGGATTGTGCGGGCAACGCTGGACACCGCCCAATTTGAAAACATCATCGCCTCCATGGGACTGGAACCTGGCAGTGACGCCTTTCTCACCGACCGCAAAGGCGTGCTCCAAACCGAATCCCGGCAGTATGGCCATGTCCTCGAAA
It encodes the following:
- the nadC gene encoding carboxylating nicotinate-nucleotide diphosphorylase — encoded protein: MFPTFPDVAQKHLHQLIAIALEEDGPDATSQAVFHPEDTLTASLVAKADAVIAGLPLVDLVLGATGAPYHLTLFARDGERVASGTELARIHGQAQGILKAERVLLNFLCHLCGVATLTRAFVDAVAGTGVRILDTRKTTPGMRFLEKYAVRMGGGTNHRMGLGDMLMLKDNHIDRAGSMTAAAKALRAVYGHSLPLEIECRTLAHVEEALAIGPERIMLDNMDRATLKQAIARIAGQVETEVSGNVTLATVRAIAELGPTYISVGALTHSAPAADLSLRITFPKETT
- the nadA gene encoding quinolinate synthase NadA translates to MTSLAQQIARHQHRLAILAHHYQADAIVEHAHFVGDSLELARQVTELAAEHIVFCGVHFMAESAAILARPEQKVHAPVLQAGCVMANMAPAPLVEAVLARLTRSGARVIPLTYVNSSAAIKAVVGRAGGAVCTSANAQRMLQWALEQGDCVLFLPDANLGANTARAIGLPQTSIERLDICAGGLHVPAAQADVRVYLWPGCCAVHHKIRLEDIQAVRAKFPQARILVHPECRPEVVAAADGAGSTSYLIREAAQTPAGSTLAIGTEDNLVARLARRHPEVRILPVRRVLCSNMAKTDVHALTAKLQELDTAQPVRVDAATAAAARLALERMLTACAPPNR
- a CDS encoding sigma-54 dependent transcriptional regulator; its protein translation is MGRKKQTAVSGNGQRRPSEEASAIEIFDVGFADELGQFVFQSKAMRDLYELATQVAGSDATVMISGESGTGKELFARLVHQLSGRRSQPFVPVNCGVVKGELFADKFFGHEPGAFTGASRQRKGLFEIVGHGTLFLDEVGDIPVPNQVDFLRVLEERSFRRLGGEKTIGFHARIVAATNRCLQTMIRTGEFRADLYYRLHVVAVTLPPLRDRVEDIPPLVEYFLEIYRRRYHKPSVKMSDAAMDALMRYSWPGNVRELRNLMERLVLLSREARIDVSHLPLELRLGSVRPMVSAVPAGDLRLETAVREAEIAAILRAWEAAGGSKARLAEILDVSPRTLRYKLAHYGLRLS
- a CDS encoding sulfite exporter TauE/SafE family protein, producing the protein MKPNTWKMACGCALALVAMAALAWAANDTGVGAEMTQQLATAGAKTPLPWWAWPLILAIFCFVLGVIAVLAGVGGGVLFVPLVSGFFPFHLDFVRGAGLLVALAGALAAGPGLLKRNLASLRLALPVALIASSCAIVGAFLGLALPTNVVQICLGSTIIFIAALLFFSKNTARPVVTKQDAIGLALGIHGAYLDASTGEVVEWKTHRTLWGLLLFIVIGIMAGMFGLGAGWANVPVLNLMMGVPLKVAVGTSKFLLSITDTSAAWVYLNKGCVIPLMAIPSIVGLMAGSFVGVRLLAIAKPAFIRYMVIGVLLFSGVKALLKGLGI
- a CDS encoding DUF1634 domain-containing protein; translation: MHTNTNAPKEQLVYADILFYGCWTGLALMAITYLLYVSGIMEPYVSMQLITQYWSMPVHEYLTANNVPTGWGWVSLLGKGDFLNFLGIALLSGLTIAGFAYLTVAYFKQKDFKFAIISLLEVLTLCLAASGIIGGGAH
- a CDS encoding sigma 54-interacting transcriptional regulator, whose translation is MNISLLDILDALPVGCIVLDPHRRVRTLNAAMESLLGYARDEVAGLPCRHVLRSRRCIQNCPHASDGAPSPGGRTDCLSRHRRIIPINLTPVRLTTDQGAVYLDIVEDLSPIHSLEARLNQTATEDSLVGRSPAMERILRLVPMVAGHSAPILITGETGTGKGRLAHAIHKASPRARQPFIRFSCGPMAEEILEAELFGKTAPAPQPGRFQQAQGGTLYLAEIESLPPSIQTRLLRFLDEGTIQPQGGHPMRVDVRLMASTMTDPATLAAAGRLCENLFHRLAAVRLDLPPLRERPEDVAFLLHYFREHFAQRLKKNISGFTPKALSMLHAHPFPGNVRELKNIMEFAVLVCPEGDVRPQHLPGYLLRQPQRRGRKE
- a CDS encoding NifB/NifX family molybdenum-iron cluster-binding protein, which encodes MERRILITTDRDEIAPRFDLAMEVLILRLAEGGEIVARKSLLLAHPSADELCNLILERDMDAVVCGGIEEEYSHYLRWKRVEVFDGVIGSVAAVIDRLRTGTLNPGDIVGFSGAPA